One segment of Cutaneotrichosporon cavernicola HIS019 DNA, chromosome: 4 DNA contains the following:
- a CDS encoding uncharacterized protein (7 transmembrane receptor (rhodopsin family)) — protein sequence MSDVGVDDHLPVIAGEMIQHLVAHIAPEVTALEGETWVLIVDTVILVLTIIGACFVLGGMAMNEIRKRASTTRMRLVQSLIISDVMLGVVGLIGCTLSLDGRPLILDTPTCDGLGVMFHAIIFSQHCWTLTLAFCTFMILTKPLHIVTSWIEKYWAWTWVVVWVISFTVSVTTYIIYGYQPAGGICYLGNNTGLFGELIQFLPRAIVFLFITFFYGKLYVFLRRPDKIRSGLSDHSAGESSFSKIKHSWMGNSRSRMPFMKNRQTKTVVLNHKGQRIGIDTGLSHTASNASHMSAANVPKSRPAPIEVEKQKPTSEPQRTRSQHRAKSPSRAKSPDPDLPPWERIELPVFQIDGQKYGGSSTTPAREGTWAEWRFSSRKAGRSSTPVETASPTPATSPLTSPIREKFDKTLQKSFTPSSSTCDKSQPSPGLSSFSSVGLRTVNGLNGSNWGSDTTYSSTPTAVDSQFSRRPSQASGTSLPGPSEVTKPMRAFARDGPSPMDSFNPEERRPSLPNIASGNGSEPIPNPWRRPSYCPPFFRPGPRTSPTALAQTTTLTEVDIEKGFLVVEEDETRNAASAADVDEDGWDLKRFLEAEPVPAGNDPFVITQRSENVEYVPESMASYLNRKTALLMLWFPLGYLLLFSVSLIHIIYDFVGYPPDQLRAIARWMIFGQGLLNGIIYGVVEWHTKRVVRRRVRRGTFSPHTSQRSSQHVSGLQALRHPIRYYHEHHSNSQSQSHHKTGDLTSIGTGQIASRRSPQVSFVDPESSIMQRLDLKLGPTLDEY from the exons CCACAACACGCATGCGCCTCGTACAGTCGCTCATCATCAGCGACGTCATGTTGGG CGTTGTGGGCCTGATCGGCTGCACCCTCTCGCTGGACGGCCGGCCGCTCATACTCGATACGCCTACGTgcgacggcctcggtgTCATGTTTCACGCTATCATCTTCTCCCAGCATTGCTGGacgctcaccctcgccttCTGCACATTCATGATTCTCACCAAGCCGCTACACATTGTCACATCGTGGATTGAGAAGTATTGGGCCTGGACATGGGTCGTAGTTTGGGTCATCTCCTTCACCGTCTCGGTCACCACCTACATCATCTACGGCTACCAGCCCGCTGGCGGCATCTGCTACCTGGGCAACAACACTGGGCTGTTCGGCGAGCTCATTCAGTTCCTGCCGCGCGCCATCGTGttcctcttcatcaccTTTTTCTATGGCAAGCTATacgtcttcctccgccGACCCGACAAGATTCGCAGCGGACTGTCGGACCACTCGGCTGGCGAGTCGAGTTTCTCCAAAATCAAGCACTCGTGGATGGGCAACTCGCGCTCCCGCATGCCGTTTATGAAGAACCGCCAGACCAAGACTGTTGTCTTGAACCACAAGGGTCAGCGGATTGGCATCGACACGGGGTTGAGCCACACCGCCTCGAACGCAAGCCACATGAGCGCTGCGAACGTCCCCAAGTCCAGACCCGCGCCGATTGAGGTGGAGAAGCAGAAGCCCACGTCAGAGCCACAACGCACCAGGTCGCAGCATCGTGCAAAGTCGCCAAGTCGCGCCAAGTCGCCAGACCCAGATCTTCCGCCGTGGGAGCGTATTGAGCTTCCCGTCTTCCAGATCGACGGGCAGAAATACGGCGGTTCGTCCACCACGCCTGCTCGGGAAGGGACATGGGCCGAGTGGCGCTTCAGCAGCCGCAAGGCCGGCAGATCATCCACGCCTGTCGAGACAGCTTCCCCCACTCCAGCCACATCTCCTCTCACCTCACCAATCAGGGAGAAGTTCGACAAGACGCTCCAAAAATCCTTTACCCCCAGTTCGTCCACCTGTGACAAGTCGCAGCCCTCCCCGGGGCTGTCTTCCTTCTCTAGCGTCGGACTCCGCACCGTGAACGGGCTCAACGGGTCGAACTGGGGTAGCGACACGACCTACAGCAGCACCCCAACCGCAGTCGACTCCCAGTTCAGTCGCCGCCCATCGCAGGCAAGCGGTACCTCCCTTCCAGGACCAAGCGAGGTCACGAAGCCCATGCGAGCATTCGCACGCGACGGTCCCTCACCAATGGACAGCTTCAAccccgaggagcgccgTCCGTCGTTGCCCAACATCGCCTCAGGCAACGGCTCCGAGCCTATCCCGAACCCGTGGCGCCGCCCATCGTACTGCCCCCCTTTCTTCCGCCCAGGGCCCCGCACGTCGCCAACGGCTCTTGCACAGACGACCACTCTTACCGAGGTTGACATCGAAAAGGGtttcctcgtcgtcgaggaggacgagacgcgCAACGCCGCATCTGCCGCCGACGTGGACGAAGACGGTTGGGACTTGAAGCGTTTCCTGGAAGCTGAGCCCGTCCCGGCAGGCAACGACCCGTTCGTCATCACGCAGCGTTCCGAGAACGTCGAATACGTTCCAGAGAGCATGGCGAGCTACCTGAACCGCAAGACGGCGCTACTCATGCTCTGGTTCCCGCTCGGCtatctcctcctcttctccgtATCCCTCATCCACATCATCTACGATTTTGTCGGCTACCCGCCCGACCAGCTGCGCGCCATCGCCCGCTGGATGATTTTCGGGCAGGGCCTGCTGAACGGCATCATCTACGGTGTCGTCGAGTGGCACACGAAGCGCGTCGTTCGCCGGCGTGTGCGCCGCGGGACATTCTCGCCGCACACGTCGCAGCGCTCGTCGCAACATGTTTCAGGGCTGCAGGCGCTCCGCCACCCCATTCGATACTACCACGAACACCACTCGAATTCGCAGTCGCAGTCGCATCACAAAACGGGCGACCTGACGAGCATAGGCACGGGCCAGATTGCAtctcgccgctcgccgcagGTCAGCTTTGTCGACCCAGAATCAAGCATCATGCAGCGTCTCGACCTCAAGTTGGGGCCGACGCTGGACGAGTATTAG
- a CDS encoding uncharacterized protein (Transporter), which yields MAELYDKPGKAGKAAELGADMSDVVVDEKSPGVRRIEAISSCFTSWHKWTLFLSIFFVAYAYGLDGTLRYFYQNYATAEWNNQALISTLNVIRAVVAAAVQPAYAKISDYFGRVSVLFLSVIFYLVGTIVMAAAKNMETFAGGTIIYQFGFSGLMILVEILIADTTSLRNRLFFSYIPAMPFIINAWVSGHIVEAVMGSTTWQWGIGMWAIILPALTIPLFYSLISAERRAYKQGLLDDVPNPYRHILSVRLWREFFVQSDIIGLFFLAATISLILVPLTLAGGITDSWRTARTITPLVVGAVVAFPCFIIWEAKFASHPLMPFHVFRKLPVLCGFGIALMLNTAWYTQGDYLYTTLQVAFGKDIKTSTYVTNIYSFTSTIVGIILGLTVRHVRRLKPFVIAGSLLFVLAFGLLIRYRGGHSMSDFAGLVGAEVVLGIAGGFVPYTTQASMQAEVSHERTATITSLYYSSYNIGSGIGNTIAGAIWTNTMPKHLRSNLERAGVANATAIATDVYGDPFTWILTNAPGTPAREAVDIAYREVQRFLTIAGISISCLLVLFSLGLSDHRLTDKQSLDNAEGDSVTVSDGDARQAEEEEGRGV from the exons ATGGCAGAACTATATGACAAGCCTGGCAAGGCTggcaaggctgccgagctgGGTGCCGACATGTccgacgtcgtcgtggaCGAAAAGTCGCCCGGCGTGCGCCGCATCGAAGCCATTTCGTCTTGCTTCACCTCGTGGCACAAGTGGacgctcttcctctccatcttcttTGTTGCCT ACGCGtacggcctcgacggcacATTACGCTACTTTTACCAGAACTACGCTACGGCTGAATGGAACAACCAGGCGCTCATTTCCACGCTGAATGTCATCCGcgctgtcgtcgctgccgccgTGCAGCCGGCCTACGCCAAGATTTCCGACTATTTTGGGCGTGTCTCagtcctcttcctctccgTCATCTTCTACCTTGTCGGTACGATTGTCATGGCCGCCGCGAAGAATATGGAGACGTTCGCGGGCGGTACGATCATCTACCAGTTTGGCTTCTCCGGCCTGATGA tcctcgtcgagatcTTGATTGCCGACACGACATCCCTCCGCAACCGTCTCTTCTTCTCTTACATCCCCGCCATGCCATTCATCATCAACGCATGGGTCTCGGGCCACATTGTCGAGGCCGTGATGGGGAGCACTACCTGGCAGTGGGGTATCGGGATGTGGGCCATCatcctccccgccctcaCGATCCCACTGTTCTACTCGCTCATTTCGGCCGAGCGCCGTGCCTACAAGCAGGGTCTTCTGGATGACGTTCCCAACCCATACAGGCATATCCTGAGTGTGCGCCTGTGGCGCGAGTTCTTCGTCCAGTCCGACATTATCGGTCTCTTCTTTCTCGCCGCCACTATTTCCTTGATCCTCGTgccactcaccctcgccggcGGCATCACGGACTCGTGGCGCACAGCCCGCACCATCACCCCGCTCGTGGTGGGCGCTGTTGTCGCGTTCCCCTGTTTTATTATTTGGGAGGCCAAATTCGCCTCGCACCCGCTCATGCCCTTCCACGTGTTCCGAAAGCTTCCAGTCCTCTGCGGCTTTGGCATCGCCCTCATGCTCAACACGGCTTGGTACACCCAAGGCGACTACCTGTACACGACACTCCAAGTCGCCTTCGGAAAGGACATTAAGACGTCGACCTACGTCACAAACATCTACTCGTTCACCTCGACAATTGTTGGCATCATCCTTGGTCTGACGGTCCGCCACGTGCGCCGCCTTAAGCCCTTTGTAATCGCCGGAAGTCTCCTATTCGTCCTCGCTTTCGGCCTGCTCATCCGCTACCGCGGCGGCCACTCCATGTCCGACTTTGCtggcctcgtcggtgcTGAAGTCGTGCTTGGCATTGCGGGCGGTTTCGTTCCCTACACAACCCAAGCATCAATGCAAGCCGAGGTGAGCCACGAACGGACCGCCACCATCACGTCGCTATACTACAGCTCGTACAACATCGGCAGCGGAATTGGCAACACGATCGCAGGCGCAATCTGGACCAACACCATGCCCAAGCACCTCCGTTCCAACCTCGAACGCGCCGGCGTGGCAAACGCAACTGCCATTGCGACTGACGTGTACGGAGACCCGTTCACTTGGATCCTAACCAACGCGCCCGGAACACCGGCACGCGAGGCGGTAGACATTGCGTACCGTGAGGTCCAGCGGTTCCTTACCATTGCGGGTATTAGCATCTCATGCCTCCTTGTCCTGTTCTCTCTGGGCCTTAGCGACCACCGCCTCACGGATAAGCAGTCGCTCGATaatgccgagggcgactCGGTGACTGTGTCtgatggcgacgcgcgacaggctgaggaggaggaggggcgtGGAGTCTAA
- the PMT4 gene encoding uncharacterized protein (MIR domain) yields MSVQPRLRRPRSGSPELPTVERSHSDELKRNARIHPRLPISESRLRSEHITSYATCMALTALAFIVRFWRIAHPDEVVFDEVHFGGFASQYLRREYYFDVHPPLAKMLNALSGWFVGYDGSFDFANIGDSYPEHNVPYIGMRAFVAVMGAVTVPVVYATMRESGYPVAIAAFSALLILFDNGHVTQTRLILLDAALVLFMAVSLFCYVKFHQQRYREFGRDWWLWMLATGASLACTLGCKMVGLFTFLTVGSAVIWDLWGILDIKRGHPMSYFWRHFIYRTIGLIIVPFIIYLSFFWVHFKILKFSGPGDTFMSSAFQETLAGNELLLNSQEVRYYDTITLMHKDTKQFLHSHPERYPLRYPDSRISSQGQQVTCYSHNDTNNHWQIIPTHEVPSHGRGRVVRHNDVVQFRHIGTNTLLLTHDVASPTMPTNQEFTTVSTDDEARREETLFQLQMVDAHDGEAIKTLASHFKVMHMKTRVLLWTHKQALPDWAFEQQEVNGNKNANDRTALWYANDIIEDGQGLDFRNRTAKVEDKPVRHINFFKKWWELQILMLQHNAGLSSSHPYASTPIEWPFCLNGVSFWTENGQQQQIYMVGNLLDWWICAITVSVFVGIIAADMIARRRGVEPIEEDVRNRMYRNTGFFLGAWAFHYFPFYSMARQRFLHHYLPAHLASALVAGCILNFILVEEVNYPMSVAGPRTRLRPAARAYVSRKGLIVLGVLSAAVVGCFLYQAPFTYGLPLSSEQVSARKLLNTWTLHFEAKVTHDVDIPQGEVPGRVEVLGGPNGFGGSEDQLADSAVDKADSADNVASDEPELL; encoded by the exons ATGTCGGTCCAGCCGCGCCTCAGGCGTCCCAGGTCAGGCAGCCCGGAGCTGCCTACTGTCGAGCGCTCACACtcggacgagctcaag cgcAACGCCCGTATCCACCCCCGCCTACCCATAAGCGAGTCACGCCTCCGCTCCGAGCACATCACCTCGTATGCCACATGCATGGCCCTCACTGCACTAGCCTTCATCGTGCGCTTCTGGCGTATCGCGCAccccgacgaggtcgtgtTCGACGAGGTCCACTTTGGCGGCTTTGCCAGCCAGTACCTCCGACGCGAGTACTACTTTGACGTGCACCCCCCACTGGCAAAGATGTTGAACGCGCTCTCTGGCTGGTTCGTCGGCTATGATGGGAGCTTTGACTTTGCGAACATTGGCGACTCGTATCCCGAGCACAATGTGCCGTACATCGGCATGCGCGCGTTCGTCGCAGTCATGGGCGCCGTGACTGTGCCCGTTGTGTATGCGACTATGCGCGAGTCGGGATACCCGGTCGCTATTGCTGCGTTCTCGGCGCTTCTAATTCTCTTCG ACAACGGCCACGTTACCCAGACCCGCCtgatcctcctcgacgccgcgctcgtcctcttcatGGCTGTCTCGCTCTTCTGCTACGTCAAGTTCCACCAGCAGCGCTACCGCGAGTTCGGGCGCGACTGGTGGCTCTGGATGCTCGCAACCGGCGCGTCTCTTGCCTGCACCCTCGGCTGCAAGATGGTCGGCCTCTTCACGTTCCTTACTGTCGGTTCCGCCGTCATCTGGGATCTCTGGGGCATCCTCGACATAAAGCGCGGACACCCCATG tcCTACTTCTGGCGTCACTTTATCTACCGCACCATCGGCCTCATCATCGTCCCCTTCATCATCTacctctccttcttctggGTCCACTTCAAGATCCTCAAGTTCTCCGGACCGGGCGACACGTTCATGTCGTCCGCGTTCCAGGAGACGCTTGCTGGCAACGAGCTGCTCCTGAACTCCCAGG AGGTCCGCTACTACGACACCATCACTCTCATGCACAAGGACACCAAGCAGTTCCTCCACTCGCACCCCGAGCGCTACCCTCTGCGGTACCCGGACAGCCGCATTAGCTCGCAGG GCCAGCAGGTCACGTGCTACTCGCACAACGACACCAACAACCACTGGCAGATCATCCCGACGCACGAGGTGCCGTCgcacggccgcggccgtgTTGTCCGTCACAACGACGTTGTTCAGTTCCGCCACATCGGCACGAACACGCTTCTGCTCACGCACGACGTCGCGTCACCGACAATGCCGACCAACCAGGAGTTCACCACCGTGTcgaccgacgacgaagcGCGTCGCGAGGAGACACTCTTCCAGCTGCAGATGGTGGATGCGCACGACGGTGAGGCGATCAAGACGCTCGCCTCGCACTTCAAGGTCATGCACATGAAGACGCGCGTGCTCCTGTGGACGCACAAGCAGGCGCTCCCAGACTGGGCGTTTGAGCAGCAAGAGGTGAATGGGAACAAGAACGCCAACGACCGCACCGCGCTCTGGTACGCCAACGACATTATCGAGGATGGACAGGGCCTCGACTTCCGCAACCGCACCGCaaaggtcgaggacaagccTGTGCGCCACATCAACTTCTTCAAGAAGTGGTGGGAGCTCCAGATCCTCATGCTCCAGCACAACGCTGGCTTATCCTCGTCCCACCCGTACGCGAGCACGCCGATTGAGTGGCCATTCTGCCTGAACGGTGTGAGCTTCTGGACCGAGAacggccagcagcagcagatCTACATGGTCGGCAACCTGCTCGACTGGTGGATCTGTGCGATCACCGTGTCCGTGTTCGTCGGCATTATCGCCGCGGACATGAtcgcgcgtcgccgcggcgtggagccgatcgaggaggatgtcCGCAACCGCATGTACCGCAACACGGgcttcttcctcggcgcATGGGCGTTCCACTACTTCCCATTCTACTCGATGGCCCGCCAGCgcttcctccaccactACCTGCCCGCACACCTCGCCTCCGCGCTTGTCGCCGGGTGCATCCTCAACTTTattctcgtcgaggaggtcaacTACCCCATGTCCGTCGCGGGTCCCAGAACGCGCCtccgccccgccgcgcgcgcatACGTCTCGCGCAAGGGCCTCATCGTGCTTGGCGTACTGTCCGCCGCGGTTGTCGGGTGCTTCCTCTACCAGGCACCGTTCACGTACGGCCTTCCGCTGAGCTCTGAGCAGGTTAGCGcgcgcaagctcctcaacacTTGGACCCTCCACTTTGAAGCCAAGGTCACGCACGATGTCGACATTCCCCAGGGCGAGGTGCCAGGTCGGGTCGAGGTGCTAGGAGGTCCGAATGGGTTTGGTGGCTCAGAGGACCAGTTGGCGGACAGTGCGGTCGACAAGGCGGACAGCGCGGACAACGTCGCGTccgacgagcccgagcTCTTGTAG